One genomic region from Lineus longissimus chromosome 6, tnLinLong1.2, whole genome shotgun sequence encodes:
- the LOC135489864 gene encoding monocarboxylate transporter 13-like isoform X1 yields the protein MNPSGCSKEDTSSKLLQSSGKTDASIFEYAPDTRLGCDFVPPEDDVTVPGSLLNYEGKQRTDADDNAFDRGGYGWVVCVACFAGQFMFPLGLSYGLFNVVLLEQFGGTKMETALVGSVCYGLMQGMGVVSGTLANRLGHRMTCMIGSLLTTSGYIISAFSPNLGLLYFSYGVMTGTGVSMMTFTTSIMVNFYFKKYRNLAVGIMTSGAGVGYLVFPLMIEHFIETYSWRGAMVLLAGISFQGCVVGALLRPNERLKTFRARTEQPKTTLHLRLFRKWTFILLIFILFTYGISASIFFTICPHRVVTYGFSIEQGALLLFLTGIASLAARLFIGVVFQFFKYNTSIALGTAITGMAVAHLVLAFHHNQLWVLILVSVGFGLMFGLLAYSYTLCVVTFFGLERLNSAFGFIVTGNGLGGLLGPSLAGFLYDSTGDYQVAFSVASALAFIGGLLNIPMYFYMRRKLTHKIVID from the exons ATGAATCCTTCGGGTTGTTCGAAGGAAGACACGTCTTCCAAACTGCTCCAGTCTTCCGGGAAGACAGATGCATCTATCTTTGAGTATGCGCCGGATACACGActtggatgtgactttgtcccgcCAGAAGATGACGTAACAGTTcctggttctcttttaaattATGAAGGAAAACAGCGGACAGATGCTGACGACAACGCCTTTGACCGTGGTGGATACGGCTGGGTGGTATGTGTCGCCTGTTTCGCCGGACAGTTCATGTTCCCTCTGGGACTCAGCTATGGTCTGTTCAACGTCGTCCTCCTGGAACAGTTCGGCGGGACCAAGATGGAGACGGCTCTTGTTGGTTCTGTTTGCTATGGGCTGATGCAAGGCATGG GTGTGGTGTCCGGTACTTTAGCCAACCGCCTCGGCCACAGGATGACCTGCATGATAGGAAGTTTGTTGACAACATCAGGTTACATCATCAGCGCATTCTCACCGAATCTTGGCCTTCTCTATTTCTCCTACGGCGTTATGACCG GAACCGGTGTCTCAATGATGACTTTCACAACCAGCATCATGGTTAACTTCTATTTCAAGAAATACCGCAATCTGGCAGTGGGGATAATGACGTCAGGTGCTGGCGTCGGCTACTTGGTATTTCCACTGATGATCGAACATTTTATCGAAACATACTCGTGGAGGGGAGCCATGGTATTGCTAGCTGGGATATCTTTTCAAGGCTGTGTTGTCGGCGCCCTGTTGAGACCCAACGAACGCCTGAAGACATTTAGAGCAAGGACAGAACAACCAAAGACCACTCTTCACTTGAGATTGTTCAGAAAATGGACGTTTATTTTGCTGATTTTTATCTTGTTCACTTACGGTATAAGCGCGTcaatatttttcaccatttgtCCCCACAGGGTTGTGACATATGGATTCAGTATAGAGCAAGGAGCACTATTGTTGTTCCTGACTGGCATTGCCTCACTCGCCGCCAGACTATTTATCGGGGTGGTCTTTCAGTTCTTCAAATATAACACCAGTATTGCCTTAGGAACAGCCATAACTGGCATGGCTGTTGCTCATTTAGTACTGGCCTTCCATCACAACCAACTATGGGTTCTTATTCTAGTCTCAGTGGGATTCGGGTTGATGTTTGGACTGTTGGCGTATAGCTATACCTTATGTGTTGTGACATTTTTTGGCCTTGAGCGTCTCAACAGTGCCTTTGGGTTCATCGTCACCGGTAACGGACTGGGAGGGTTACTGGGACCGTCTTTAGCAGGGTTTTTATACGACTCTACCGGTGACTACCAGGTTGCATTTTCTGTTGCAAGTGCCTTAGCCTTTATTGGCGGTTTGTTGAATATACCAATGTACTTTTACATGCGAAGAAAGCTAACGCACAAAATAGTTATAGATTAA
- the LOC135489864 gene encoding monocarboxylate transporter 11-like isoform X2 — translation MNPSGCSKEDTSSKLLQSSGKTDASIFEYAPDTRLGCDFVPPEDDVTVPGSLLNYEGKQRTDADDNAFDRGGYGWVVCVACFAGQFMFPLGLSYGLFNVVLLEQFGGTKMETALVGSVCYGLMQGMGTGVSMMTFTTSIMVNFYFKKYRNLAVGIMTSGAGVGYLVFPLMIEHFIETYSWRGAMVLLAGISFQGCVVGALLRPNERLKTFRARTEQPKTTLHLRLFRKWTFILLIFILFTYGISASIFFTICPHRVVTYGFSIEQGALLLFLTGIASLAARLFIGVVFQFFKYNTSIALGTAITGMAVAHLVLAFHHNQLWVLILVSVGFGLMFGLLAYSYTLCVVTFFGLERLNSAFGFIVTGNGLGGLLGPSLAGFLYDSTGDYQVAFSVASALAFIGGLLNIPMYFYMRRKLTHKIVID, via the exons ATGAATCCTTCGGGTTGTTCGAAGGAAGACACGTCTTCCAAACTGCTCCAGTCTTCCGGGAAGACAGATGCATCTATCTTTGAGTATGCGCCGGATACACGActtggatgtgactttgtcccgcCAGAAGATGACGTAACAGTTcctggttctcttttaaattATGAAGGAAAACAGCGGACAGATGCTGACGACAACGCCTTTGACCGTGGTGGATACGGCTGGGTGGTATGTGTCGCCTGTTTCGCCGGACAGTTCATGTTCCCTCTGGGACTCAGCTATGGTCTGTTCAACGTCGTCCTCCTGGAACAGTTCGGCGGGACCAAGATGGAGACGGCTCTTGTTGGTTCTGTTTGCTATGGGCTGATGCAAGGCATGG GAACCGGTGTCTCAATGATGACTTTCACAACCAGCATCATGGTTAACTTCTATTTCAAGAAATACCGCAATCTGGCAGTGGGGATAATGACGTCAGGTGCTGGCGTCGGCTACTTGGTATTTCCACTGATGATCGAACATTTTATCGAAACATACTCGTGGAGGGGAGCCATGGTATTGCTAGCTGGGATATCTTTTCAAGGCTGTGTTGTCGGCGCCCTGTTGAGACCCAACGAACGCCTGAAGACATTTAGAGCAAGGACAGAACAACCAAAGACCACTCTTCACTTGAGATTGTTCAGAAAATGGACGTTTATTTTGCTGATTTTTATCTTGTTCACTTACGGTATAAGCGCGTcaatatttttcaccatttgtCCCCACAGGGTTGTGACATATGGATTCAGTATAGAGCAAGGAGCACTATTGTTGTTCCTGACTGGCATTGCCTCACTCGCCGCCAGACTATTTATCGGGGTGGTCTTTCAGTTCTTCAAATATAACACCAGTATTGCCTTAGGAACAGCCATAACTGGCATGGCTGTTGCTCATTTAGTACTGGCCTTCCATCACAACCAACTATGGGTTCTTATTCTAGTCTCAGTGGGATTCGGGTTGATGTTTGGACTGTTGGCGTATAGCTATACCTTATGTGTTGTGACATTTTTTGGCCTTGAGCGTCTCAACAGTGCCTTTGGGTTCATCGTCACCGGTAACGGACTGGGAGGGTTACTGGGACCGTCTTTAGCAGGGTTTTTATACGACTCTACCGGTGACTACCAGGTTGCATTTTCTGTTGCAAGTGCCTTAGCCTTTATTGGCGGTTTGTTGAATATACCAATGTACTTTTACATGCGAAGAAAGCTAACGCACAAAATAGTTATAGATTAA
- the LOC135488994 gene encoding transmembrane anterior posterior transformation protein 1 homolog gives MTEKVETIGSKHGDGSYVRRRLRTISSCSSCTSEDDEEDGERPHISLYQYFMSELTRGYFLENDKAKYAEKRKRVYTFMQIPREMESFIMFGLFQCTDAFLFIFTFLPLRFILALLQVFTHPCGFIKAGSRRILDHAQICDVLKSIVMIMCCLMMHYVDTSMLYHIIRGQAIIKLYIFFNMLEIADKLFASFGQDILDSLFWTAAEPRDRKREHIGVIPHLILAIFYVFLHAILVLFQAICLNVAFNSHNKALLTIMMSNNFVEIKGSVFKKFAKNNLFQMSCSDVRERFHYLILLFIVLIRNMTEFSWNIDHLWQLVPDIVMVLISEVLVDWLKHAFIVKFNDISSDVYKEYTISLAYDTAISRQKDAFSDHSDLVSRRMGFTPLPLGCLLFKIVCQSLKVHGYLGIFLCFLGYLCLVFLKILNSILLLGLASDHINEYRKSREEMSEKEKEQEKSRTSSDLIQIRRFSIATDTFPTRKKKRTHKRSSSDVKIPTTTKEDAPPIPLSPSLSPNLCIRQDSILSKPILFSDSSVNISGMGINNEFTEFKQEMDKKEEKREEDKKEKKAENAETRSHGDVNSSFTEDKPPLSDIDRYSMCSNRIV, from the exons ATGACAGAAAAGGTTGAAACAATTGGTTCGAAGCACGGCGATGGGAGTTATGTCAGGAGACGACTCAGAACAATCAGTTCTTGTAGCTCCTGTACATCGGAAGATGACGAGGAGGATGGCGAAAGACCAC ATATTTCCCTGTACCAGTACTTCATGTCTGAGTTGACCCGAGGTTACTTTCTTGAGAATGACAAAGCCAAATATGCAGAGAAGAGGAAAAGGGTGTACACATTTATGCAGATCCCACGGGAGATGGAATCG TTCATCATGTTTGGATTGTTCCAGTGCACCGATGCTTTCCTCTTCATCTTTACATTCCTGCCTCTCAGATTCATCCTGGCATTACTTCAGGTGTTCACCCATCCGTGCGGATTCATAAAGGCTGG TTCAAGGCGTATCCTCGACCATGCCCAGATATGTGATGTACTTAAGAGTATTGTGATGATTATGTGCTGTTTGATGATGCATTATGTTGACACTTCCATGTTGTACCATATCATCAGGGGACAAGCTATCATCAAACTCTACATTTTCTTCAACATGCTGGAG ATAGCAGACAAATTGTTCGCATCATTTGGACAGGACATCCTTGACTCCCTCTTTTGGACAGCAGCTGAACCACGAGATAGAAAACGTGAACATATTGGTGTGATTCCACACTTGATTCTAGCCATCTTCTATGTCT TTCTTCACGCCATCCTGGTCCTGTTCCAAGCCATATGTCTCAATGTTGCCTTCAACTCTCATAATAAAGCCTTGCTTACAATCATGATGTCAAATAAT TTTGTTGAGATCAAGGGAAGTGTGTTCAAGAAGTTTGCAAAGAACAATCTGTTCCAGATGTCTTGTAGCGACGTGAGAGAACGCTTTCATTATCTCATTCTGCTATTCATAGTACTGATAAGGAACATGACAGAATTCTCCTGGAACATTG ACCATCTATGGCAGTTAGTTCCTGATATCGTAATGGTGCTTATATCAGAAGTGTTGGTCGATTGGCTGAAGCATGCCTTCATCGTCAAGTTCAACGACATTTCTTCAGAT GTTTATAAAGAGTATACAATCAGCCTGGCATATGATACAGCTATTAGTAGACAGAAAGAT gcATTTTCTGACCATTCAGATCTTGTGTCACGAAGAATGGGCTTCACACCGTTGCCCCTTGGTTGCCTCTTGTTCAAGATCGTGTGTCAGTCCCTAAAAGTTCATGGTTACCTGGGCATATTCTTATGTTTCCTGGGCTATTTATG CCTGGTATTTCTCAAAATACTTAACAGTATCCTCCTGCTTGGGTTGGCAAGCGACCACATCAATGAATACAGAAAATCAAGAGAAGAGATGAGTGAGAAGGAAAAAGAGCAAGAAAAATCACGTACTTCATCGGACCTGATCCAAATTAGGAGATTCAGTATCGCTACAGACACTTTCCCCACACGGAAGAAAAAACGTACTCATAAACGCAGCAGTTCAGATGTGAAAATCCCGACAACAACAAAGGAAGATGCCCCTCCGATCCCATTGAGTCCTAGTTTAAGTCCTAATTTATGTATACGCCAAGACTCCATCCTTTCTAAACCGATCCTGTTTTCTGATAGTTCTGTTAATATCAGCGGGATGGGCATAAACAATGAGTTCACAGAGTTCAAACAGGAAATGGACAAAAAGGAGGAGAAACGTGAAGAGGATAAGAAAGAGAAGAAGGCGGAAAATGCCGAGACTCGTAGTCATGGTGACGTTAATAGTAGCTTTACTGAGGATAAACCTCCTCTTTCTGACATTGACAGATACTCTATGTGTAGTAATAGGATTGTGTAG